A single region of the Buchnera aphidicola (Formosaphis micheliae) genome encodes:
- the rho gene encoding transcription termination factor Rho, which translates to MNLTELKNIPVTELITLGENIELENLARIRKQDMIFSILKQHAKSGEDIFGDGVLEILQDGFGFLRSSDSSYLAGPDDIYVSPSQIRRFNLRTGDTISGKIRPPKEGERYFALLKVNEVNYDKPENARNKILFENLTPLHANSRLRMERGNGSTEDITARVLDLASPIGRGQRGLIVAPPKAGKTMLLQNIAQSIAYNHPDCVLMVLLIDERPEEVTEMQRLVKGEVVASTFDEPASRHVQVAEMVIEKAKRLVEHKKDVIILLDSITRLARAYNTVVPASGKVLTGGVDANALHRPKRFFGAARNVEEGGSLTIIATALVDTGSKMDEVIYEEFKGTGNMELPLSRKIAEKRVFPAIDYNRSGTRKEELLTLPEELQKMWILRKIIHPMGEIDAMEFLINKLAMTKTNNEFFNMMKRS; encoded by the coding sequence ATGAATCTTACCGAACTCAAAAACATACCGGTTACTGAATTAATTACTCTTGGTGAAAATATAGAATTAGAAAATTTAGCACGTATTCGTAAACAAGATATGATTTTTTCTATTTTAAAACAACATGCTAAAAGTGGAGAAGATATATTTGGTGATGGAGTACTCGAAATATTACAGGATGGTTTTGGCTTTTTACGTTCATCTGATAGTTCGTATTTAGCAGGTCCTGATGATATATATGTATCTCCCAGTCAAATTCGTCGATTTAATTTAAGAACAGGAGATACTATTTCTGGAAAAATTAGACCACCGAAAGAAGGAGAAAGATATTTCGCTTTATTAAAAGTAAATGAAGTAAACTATGATAAACCGGAAAATGCTAGAAATAAAATACTGTTTGAAAATCTTACCCCGCTTCACGCCAACTCGCGTTTACGTATGGAAAGAGGTAATGGTTCCACTGAAGATATTACTGCTCGTGTATTAGATTTAGCTTCTCCTATCGGTCGAGGTCAAAGAGGTTTAATAGTTGCTCCACCTAAAGCTGGAAAAACGATGCTATTACAAAATATAGCTCAAAGTATAGCTTATAATCATCCTGATTGTGTCTTAATGGTATTACTTATTGATGAACGTCCAGAAGAAGTAACTGAAATGCAAAGATTAGTAAAAGGAGAAGTAGTAGCATCTACTTTTGATGAACCAGCTTCAAGGCATGTTCAAGTTGCTGAAATGGTTATTGAAAAAGCAAAAAGATTAGTTGAACATAAAAAAGATGTAATTATTTTACTTGATTCAATTACTCGTTTAGCTAGAGCATATAACACTGTAGTACCTGCATCAGGAAAAGTATTAACAGGAGGAGTAGATGCAAATGCATTACATCGTCCTAAGCGATTTTTTGGAGCAGCAAGAAATGTTGAAGAAGGTGGAAGTTTAACAATTATTGCTACAGCTTTAGTAGATACTGGTTCAAAAATGGATGAAGTAATTTATGAAGAATTTAAGGGTACAGGAAATATGGAACTTCCTCTATCGAGAAAAATTGCAGAAAAAAGAGTATTTCCTGCTATTGATTATAATCGTTCTGGAACAAGAAAAGAAGAGTTATTAACTTTACCTGAAGAATTACAGAAAATGTGGATTTTAAGAAAAATTATTCATCCAATGGGAGAAATTGATGCAATGGAATTTTTAATTAATAAATTAGCTATGACTAAAACTAATAACGAATTTTTTAATATGATGAAAAGGTCTTAA
- the trxA gene encoding thioredoxin TrxA, translated as MNNTKIITINDNNFEKLITQEKKLLIIDFWAEWCNPCKILSPILEEIAVEYQDKLTIAKINIDQNPNTAPKYSIRGIPALLFFKDSNLLMTKIGSLSKVQLKEILDKHLIVS; from the coding sequence ATGAATAATACTAAAATAATTACTATTAATGACAATAATTTTGAAAAATTAATTACGCAAGAAAAAAAACTATTAATAATTGATTTTTGGGCAGAATGGTGCAATCCTTGTAAAATTTTATCACCTATCTTAGAAGAAATCGCTGTAGAATATCAAGATAAATTGACTATAGCTAAAATTAATATTGATCAAAATCCAAATACCGCTCCTAAATATTCAATTAGAGGGATTCCTGCTTTATTATTTTTTAAAGACAGCAATTTATTAATGACTAAAATTGGATCACTATCTAAAGTACAATTAAAAGAAATTTTAGACAAACATTTAATTGTAAGTTAA
- the leuD gene encoding 3-isopropylmalate dehydratase small subunit → MTVLNQFTGIVLPIDMSNIDTDIIIPKQFLQKITRQGFGRYLFYNWRFNDNYGKEINNNFILNKPCYKNASILLTRDNFGCGSSREHAVWALIDYGIKVILSSSFSDIFYNNSINNQLVPITLSKQEIENLFKISVNKVGIQFTIDFKNNIIIADKQIYYFKINKLHKFCIMNKLDPIDLTLQHIQKINDYEKNIFDFFTSK, encoded by the coding sequence ATGACTGTATTAAATCAATTTACTGGGATTGTTTTGCCAATTGATATGTCTAATATAGATACTGATATTATTATTCCAAAACAATTTTTACAGAAAATTACTAGACAAGGATTTGGACGGTATTTATTTTATAACTGGCGTTTTAACGATAATTATGGAAAGGAAATAAACAATAACTTTATATTAAATAAACCTTGCTACAAAAATGCATCTATTTTATTAACTCGAGATAATTTTGGATGTGGTTCTTCTAGAGAACATGCAGTATGGGCACTAATAGATTATGGTATTAAAGTTATATTATCATCTAGTTTTAGCGATATATTTTATAATAATAGTATTAATAATCAATTAGTTCCTATTACATTATCAAAACAAGAAATAGAAAATCTATTTAAAATATCAGTAAATAAAGTTGGAATACAATTTACTATAGATTTTAAAAATAATATAATAATAGCAGATAAACAAATATATTATTTTAAGATAAACAAATTACATAAATTTTGTATAATGAATAAATTAGATCCAATTGATTTAACGTTACAACATATACAAAAAATAAATGATTATGAAAAAAATATTTTTGATTTTTTTACATCAAAATAA
- the leuC gene encoding 3-isopropylmalate dehydratase large subunit: MEKTLYQKIYDKHVIHEEKNSTTIVYVDLHLIHEVTSPQAFQALRLKNRMVRQPAKNFATIDHNVSTINRDINQAEKMAKIQMQELRKNCQDFNIKLYDLNHPLQGIVHIIGPELGMSLPGMIIVCGDSHTSTHGAFGALSFGIGTSEVEHVLATQTLRQSRAKTMQIEITGFVNHSMISAKDIILSVIRHMSTSGGIGYIVEFCGNIISELSMESRMTICNMAIEMGAKSGLIAPDAITYQYLKNKLYSPKRENWEKAVSYWNTLKSDKNAYFNKKISINISNLSPQITWGTKPDQVIAIDENIPEINSFTDISQKNSAEKALIYMGLTPGMNLKEVMIDKVFIGSCTNSRIEDLRIAAKIIKNKYVAKNVHAIVVPGSGLVKLQAEKEGLDKIFIKSGFEWRLPGCSMCLGMNQDRLNPKERCASTSNRNFEGRQGRNGRTHLVSPAMAAAAAVFGHFVDIREL; this comes from the coding sequence ATGGAAAAAACTCTATATCAAAAAATTTATGATAAACACGTTATACATGAAGAAAAAAATTCAACTACTATTGTATACGTTGATTTACATTTAATTCATGAAGTAACCTCTCCTCAAGCTTTTCAAGCTTTACGTTTAAAAAATAGAATGGTAAGACAACCTGCTAAAAATTTTGCTACTATAGATCATAATGTATCTACAATAAATCGTGATATAAATCAAGCTGAAAAAATGGCAAAAATACAAATGCAAGAATTACGTAAAAATTGTCAAGATTTTAATATTAAATTATATGATTTAAATCATCCTTTACAAGGTATAGTACATATCATTGGACCCGAATTGGGAATGTCTTTACCAGGTATGATAATAGTATGTGGAGATTCACATACATCTACACATGGTGCATTTGGAGCATTATCATTTGGAATTGGTACTTCAGAAGTAGAACATGTACTAGCTACTCAAACATTAAGGCAATCACGTGCCAAAACAATGCAAATTGAAATTACAGGTTTTGTGAATCATTCAATGATTTCTGCTAAAGACATTATATTATCTGTAATAAGACATATGAGCACATCTGGTGGGATAGGATATATAGTTGAATTTTGTGGAAATATTATTTCAGAATTAAGTATGGAATCACGTATGACTATATGCAATATGGCAATTGAAATGGGGGCTAAATCAGGATTAATAGCTCCCGATGCAATTACATATCAATATCTAAAAAATAAACTGTATAGTCCAAAAAGAGAAAATTGGGAAAAAGCAGTTAGTTATTGGAATACATTAAAATCAGATAAAAATGCTTATTTCAATAAAAAAATATCTATAAATATATCTAATTTATCACCTCAAATTACATGGGGAACAAAACCAGACCAAGTGATTGCAATAGATGAAAATATTCCTGAAATTAATTCATTTACAGATATATCTCAAAAAAATAGTGCTGAAAAAGCATTAATTTATATGGGTTTAACTCCAGGAATGAATTTGAAAGAAGTTATGATAGATAAAGTGTTTATTGGTTCTTGTACTAATTCACGTATTGAAGATCTCAGAATAGCTGCAAAAATTATAAAAAATAAATATGTTGCTAAAAATGTTCATGCTATAGTAGTACCTGGATCTGGTTTAGTAAAATTGCAAGCTGAAAAAGAAGGATTAGATAAAATATTTATTAAGTCTGGTTTTGAATGGAGGTTACCTGGTTGTTCTATGTGTCTAGGTATGAATCAAGATCGTTTAAATCCTAAAGAAAGATGTGCTTCTACAAGTAATAGAAATTTTGAAGGACGACAAGGAAGAAATGGAAGAACACACTTAGTTAGTCCTGCCATGGCAGCAGCAGCAGCTGTATTTGGTCATTTTGTAGATATCAGAGAACTTTAA
- the leuB gene encoding 3-isopropylmalate dehydrogenase, translating into MTLREYNIAVLPGDGIGPEIMQEAYKILEILKKKYLLNIVLKEYDIGGIAINKYNTALPKHTLIGCEQSDAILFGSVGGPSWNHLPIFKQPERSALLPLRKHFNLFANLRPAKLYPKLHNLSPLRHEISIKGFDILCVRELISGIYYGKPRGLIKHKINNQAFDTERYFQSEISRIADIAFKLARTRNFKVTSVDKSNVLISSVLWRKTVEKVAKKYPDVVLSHLYIDNAVMQIIKNPSQFDVILSSNLFGDILSDECAIITGSIGMLPSASINEKNFGLYEPAGGSAPDIAGKNIANPIAQILSVAMLLRYTMKLDNIAKEIEQAVFHALKKGYKTVDMTNKNDSNITSTSDMGNIIANILQERV; encoded by the coding sequence ATGACATTAAGAGAATATAATATAGCAGTATTACCAGGCGATGGAATTGGTCCTGAAATAATGCAAGAAGCATATAAAATTTTAGAAATATTAAAAAAAAAATATTTGTTAAATATTGTTTTAAAAGAATATGACATTGGAGGTATCGCTATAAATAAATATAATACAGCTTTACCGAAACATACATTAATAGGATGTGAACAATCAGACGCTATTCTTTTTGGTTCTGTAGGAGGTCCTTCATGGAATCACTTACCTATATTCAAACAACCTGAAAGATCTGCTCTATTACCATTAAGAAAACATTTTAATTTATTTGCCAATTTAAGACCTGCAAAATTATATCCTAAATTACATAATTTATCTCCTTTACGTCATGAAATTAGTATAAAAGGATTTGATATTTTATGTGTACGTGAATTAATTAGTGGTATATATTATGGCAAACCAAGAGGATTAATTAAACATAAAATAAATAATCAAGCATTTGATACCGAAAGATATTTTCAATCAGAAATTAGTAGAATTGCTGATATTGCTTTTAAATTAGCAAGAACTCGTAATTTTAAAGTTACTTCTGTTGATAAATCAAATGTATTAATTAGTTCTGTATTATGGAGAAAAACTGTAGAAAAAGTTGCTAAAAAATATCCTGATGTGGTATTATCTCATTTATACATTGATAACGCTGTTATGCAAATTATAAAAAATCCTTCCCAATTTGATGTTATTTTATCTTCTAATCTATTTGGCGATATATTATCTGATGAATGTGCTATTATTACAGGTTCTATTGGAATGTTACCGTCAGCCAGTATAAATGAAAAAAATTTTGGTTTATATGAACCTGCAGGTGGTTCAGCTCCAGATATTGCAGGTAAAAATATAGCTAACCCTATAGCACAAATACTTTCAGTAGCTATGTTACTAAGATATACAATGAAATTAGATAATATTGCAAAAGAAATAGAACAGGCTGTATTTCATGCTTTAAAAAAAGGTTATAAAACTGTAGATATGACTAACAAAAATGATTCAAATATAACTAGTACTAGTGATATGGGAAACATTATTGCTAATATATTACAAGAGAGAGTTTAA
- the leuA gene encoding 2-isopropylmalate synthase, with product MKEKIIIFDTSLRDGEQSLRTSLNIEKKLKIALALEKLNIDIIEVGFPISSPEDFNAIVNISKVLKKSKICSLARCVKKDIDAAAEAMKISKNFRIHIFLGTSPLHIQSKLKKNFSEILELSVSSIKYAKRYTNDIEFSCEDASRTPIDNLCYIVEQTIKAGASTINIPDTVGYATPNEFSKVIQHLYNSVPNINKAIISVHCHNDLGMAVANSIAAIQFGARQIEGTINGIGERAGNTALEEVIMAIKIKEDLLNVYTNIDHKKIYETSKIISRVCQVFIPSNKAIVGSNAFSHSSGIHQDGIIKNRKNYEIIIPESIGFKKHKLNLTSRSGRAAIKYHMQMMGYNETEYNIESLYTAFLKLADNKGQVFDYELETLAFIDPIEYNTNYFNLKNFDIHYQLTGNIIVKLEVSCGENIRTKIIQTKIGIFHAIFSILNDISNLSMTLKKITLFSEGNKIENSGQVNVTIIYKKRKFYGIGTSHNIFKSFIKSIIHVLNDIWKSQKVFLKLIKNSHQHSLKN from the coding sequence ATGAAAGAAAAAATTATTATTTTCGATACATCTTTAAGAGATGGAGAACAATCTTTAAGAACTAGTTTAAATATAGAAAAAAAATTAAAAATTGCTTTAGCTTTAGAAAAATTAAACATTGATATTATTGAAGTTGGTTTTCCTATTTCTTCACCAGAAGATTTTAATGCTATTGTTAATATTTCTAAAGTATTAAAAAAAAGTAAAATATGTAGTTTAGCAAGATGTGTAAAAAAAGATATTGATGCTGCAGCAGAAGCAATGAAAATTTCAAAAAATTTTCGTATCCATATTTTTTTAGGTACGTCACCATTGCACATACAATCTAAATTAAAAAAAAATTTTTCAGAAATATTAGAATTATCTGTATCTTCAATAAAATATGCTAAACGTTATACAAATGACATTGAATTTTCTTGCGAAGATGCCAGTAGAACTCCTATTGATAATTTATGTTATATTGTTGAACAAACTATAAAAGCAGGAGCTTCAACTATTAACATTCCTGATACTGTTGGTTATGCTACACCTAATGAATTTAGTAAAGTTATTCAACATTTATATAATTCAGTTCCTAATATTAATAAAGCCATTATTTCTGTACATTGTCATAACGATTTAGGCATGGCAGTTGCTAATTCTATAGCAGCTATTCAATTTGGTGCAAGACAAATAGAAGGTACAATTAATGGGATTGGGGAACGTGCTGGAAATACAGCTTTAGAAGAAGTGATTATGGCTATTAAGATAAAAGAAGATCTATTAAATGTATATACTAATATTGATCACAAAAAAATATATGAAACTAGTAAAATAATTAGCCGCGTTTGTCAAGTTTTCATTCCCTCCAATAAAGCTATTGTTGGATCTAATGCTTTTTCTCACTCATCAGGAATTCATCAAGATGGAATTATAAAGAACAGAAAAAATTACGAAATTATTATTCCAGAAAGTATTGGGTTTAAAAAACATAAATTAAATTTAACATCCCGATCTGGACGTGCTGCTATAAAATATCATATGCAAATGATGGGTTATAACGAAACAGAATATAATATAGAGTCTCTCTATACTGCATTTTTAAAGTTAGCAGATAATAAAGGACAAGTTTTTGATTATGAGTTAGAAACATTAGCTTTTATTGATCCAATAGAATACAATACAAATTATTTTAACTTAAAAAATTTTGATATACATTATCAATTAACTGGTAACATTATAGTAAAATTAGAAGTAAGTTGTGGAGAAAATATACGTACTAAAATAATTCAAACTAAAATTGGTATTTTTCATGCAATTTTTAGTATATTAAATGATATCTCTAATTTATCTATGACATTAAAAAAAATAACGTTATTTTCTGAAGGTAATAAAATAGAGAATTCAGGACAAGTAAATGTTACTATAATATATAAAAAGAGAAAATTTTATGGTATAGGTACGAGTCATAATATTTTTAAATCTTTTATTAAATCTATTATTCATGTTTTAAATGATATATGGAAATCACAAAAAGTTTTCTTAAAATTAATAAAAAATTCACATCAACATTCATTAAAAAACTAA
- a CDS encoding UvrD-helicase domain-containing protein — protein MNLNYHQKKAVHFVNGPCLVLAGAGSGKTKVIINKIIYLINICGYKTKNIVSLTFNNKSAIEIKNRIKKQILTEEINKLTISTFHSLGLKIIKSEHKALGIPLNFSILDEKDQLILIKDLSINYVKNDKKLFKKLLLFISYCKNKLLYPNEINKQITTNIQIQFIQCYKRYYSYLKSCHILDFDDLILLPTVLLKNNNLIKSNWQKKIRYLLVDEYQDINTLQYKLIKLLSGTNANFTLVGDDNQSIYSWRGAKINNILNLKKDYPTLKIIKMEHNYRSSKRILKVANFLISHNTNLCKKELFSELENGSKIKILVMDNEEEEAKQIIQQIISHRYLHNTVYKDYVILYRNNYQSKIFEKFLIQNQLPYSISSNVTFLNRPEIKYLIIYLRFITNLNDNYAFTKIINIPSRKIGNITVKKLTALAKKNKISLFQSIFNPEINNILNKNSINILQNFAQWIKEIVQIVKFKPTTVLNKIVCDIQYKEWLLSQSSDIELNKTKIKNIDLFISWINQMLKNQDTKNQTNLSNVIAQFTLRDVIENDNSDIYNNNIHNKIHLMTLHSSKGLEFPFVFMTGMEEGILPHYSVLNCNVDEERRLMYVGITRAKKELFFSYCKKRYQFGTSVYPQPSRFLLELPQNEVSWIQINNINFYKNISKKYFI, from the coding sequence ATGAATCTTAATTATCATCAAAAAAAAGCGGTACATTTTGTTAATGGACCTTGTTTAGTATTAGCAGGAGCTGGTTCTGGTAAAACAAAAGTTATTATTAATAAAATAATCTATTTAATAAACATATGTGGTTATAAAACAAAAAATATAGTGTCTCTTACTTTCAATAACAAATCTGCTATAGAAATTAAAAATCGTATTAAAAAACAAATACTAACAGAAGAAATAAATAAATTAACTATTTCTACATTTCATAGTCTAGGTTTAAAAATTATTAAATCTGAACATAAAGCATTAGGAATACCTTTAAATTTTTCTATATTAGATGAAAAAGATCAATTGATCTTAATTAAAGATTTAAGCATTAATTATGTTAAAAATGATAAAAAATTATTTAAAAAATTATTATTATTTATTTCATATTGTAAAAACAAATTATTATATCCCAATGAAATAAATAAACAAATAACTACAAATATACAAATACAGTTTATTCAATGTTATAAACGTTATTATTCTTATTTAAAATCTTGCCACATTTTAGATTTTGATGATCTTATTTTATTACCAACTGTTTTATTAAAAAATAATAATTTAATTAAATCGAATTGGCAAAAAAAAATTAGATATTTATTAGTTGATGAATACCAAGATATAAATACGTTACAATATAAATTAATTAAATTATTAAGTGGTACTAATGCTAATTTTACTTTAGTAGGTGATGATAATCAGTCTATTTATTCTTGGAGAGGTGCTAAAATAAATAATATTTTAAACTTAAAAAAAGATTATCCCACTTTAAAAATTATTAAAATGGAGCATAATTACCGTTCATCAAAAAGAATTTTAAAAGTTGCAAATTTTTTAATCTCTCACAATACAAATCTTTGTAAAAAAGAATTGTTTTCTGAATTAGAAAATGGTTCAAAAATAAAAATTTTAGTAATGGATAATGAGGAAGAAGAAGCAAAACAAATAATTCAACAAATTATATCACATCGTTATTTGCATAATACTGTATATAAAGATTATGTAATTTTATATCGTAATAATTATCAATCAAAAATTTTCGAAAAATTTTTAATACAAAACCAACTACCATATTCTATTTCTTCTAATGTTACATTTTTAAATCGTCCTGAAATTAAATATTTAATTATATATCTTCGTTTCATAACTAACTTAAATGATAATTATGCTTTTACAAAAATAATTAATATTCCTTCACGTAAAATTGGTAACATTACAGTTAAAAAATTAACTGCATTAGCAAAAAAAAATAAAATTAGTCTTTTTCAATCTATTTTCAATCCAGAAATTAATAATATATTAAATAAAAACAGTATTAATATTTTACAAAATTTTGCCCAATGGATTAAAGAAATTGTTCAGATAGTAAAATTTAAACCTACTACTGTATTAAATAAAATTGTATGCGATATACAATATAAAGAATGGCTATTAAGTCAATCATCAGATATAGAATTAAATAAAACAAAAATAAAAAATATTGACTTATTTATTTCATGGATAAATCAAATGTTAAAAAATCAAGATACTAAAAATCAAACAAATTTATCTAATGTTATTGCTCAATTTACATTGAGAGATGTTATTGAAAATGATAATAGTGACATTTATAATAATAATATTCATAATAAAATACACTTAATGACATTGCATTCATCTAAAGGATTAGAATTTCCTTTTGTATTTATGACAGGAATGGAAGAAGGTATCTTACCTCATTATTCAGTTCTTAATTGTAATGTAGATGAAGAAAGAAGATTAATGTATGTTGGTATTACTCGAGCTAAAAAAGAATTGTTTTTTAGTTATTGTAAAAAAAGATATCAATTTGGAACTTCTGTATATCCACAACCTAGTAGATTCTTGTTAGAACTACCTCAAAATGAGGTATCATGGATACAAATAAATAATATAAATTTTTATAAAAATATTAGTAAAAAATATTTCATTTAG
- the ilvC gene encoding ketol-acid reductoisomerase, which translates to MTNYFNSLNFREKLIELGKCTFMHMNEFINGITYLKNKNIVIIGCGSQGLNQGLNLRDSGLNISYALREQSILNKNVSWQQAKKNNFKVDSYINLIPHADLVINLTPDKQHSEVIKNIQPLMKKGSILGYSHGFNIVEIGQKIRQDITVIMVAPKCPGTEVREEYKRNFGVPTLIAVHTDNDPDKIGLQVAKAWAVGLGSHRAGVLHSSFIAEVKSDLMGEQTILCGLLQSASIVCYEHLIDQGFRSSYAGQLIQNGWEILTTSLKYGGITLMLDRLSNTAKIRVCSLSTSLKKIFLPIFRKHMDDIISGNFSAEMIKDWNKNDKNLLYWRNQTKNTSFEKYVNIQEKINEKEHFDHGIFMIAILKSGIELAFEVMVESGIKAESAYYESLHELPLIANTITRKRLYEMNQVISDTAEYGNYLFTQSAIPLLKNYIKQLHPSDLGKKISYKQISNIDLEHINQKIYQHPIEIIGRKLRSYMNGMTTYSINNSI; encoded by the coding sequence ATGACTAATTATTTCAATTCATTAAACTTTCGTGAAAAATTAATAGAATTAGGTAAATGTACATTCATGCATATGAATGAATTTATTAATGGAATTACATACTTAAAAAATAAAAATATTGTTATTATTGGTTGTGGATCTCAAGGTTTAAATCAAGGTTTAAATCTACGTGATTCTGGACTAAATATATCATATGCGTTAAGAGAACAGTCTATTCTTAATAAAAATGTATCATGGCAGCAAGCTAAAAAAAATAATTTTAAAGTCGACTCTTATATTAATTTAATACCACATGCCGATTTAGTTATTAATTTAACACCAGATAAACAACATTCTGAAGTAATTAAAAATATTCAACCATTAATGAAAAAAGGTTCAATATTAGGTTATTCACATGGTTTTAATATTGTAGAAATAGGTCAGAAAATTAGACAAGATATTACAGTTATTATGGTTGCACCAAAATGCCCAGGAACAGAAGTAAGAGAAGAATATAAACGAAATTTTGGAGTACCAACTTTAATAGCTGTACATACCGATAATGATCCTGATAAAATAGGTTTACAAGTTGCAAAAGCATGGGCAGTAGGATTAGGTAGTCATCGTGCTGGAGTATTGCATTCTTCTTTTATAGCAGAAGTAAAATCAGATCTAATGGGAGAACAAACTATTTTATGCGGTTTATTACAATCAGCTTCTATTGTATGTTATGAACATTTAATTGATCAAGGTTTTCGTTCAAGTTATGCTGGACAATTAATACAAAATGGATGGGAAATATTAACTACATCTTTAAAATATGGTGGAATTACTTTAATGTTAGATAGATTATCAAATACAGCTAAAATTAGAGTATGCTCATTATCTACTTCATTAAAAAAAATTTTTTTACCTATATTTAGAAAACATATGGACGATATTATTTCAGGAAATTTTTCTGCTGAAATGATAAAAGATTGGAACAAAAATGATAAAAACTTGCTATATTGGAGAAATCAAACAAAAAATACTAGTTTTGAAAAATATGTAAACATTCAAGAAAAAATTAATGAAAAAGAACATTTTGATCATGGTATTTTTATGATTGCTATATTAAAATCTGGAATTGAATTAGCATTTGAAGTAATGGTAGAATCAGGTATTAAAGCTGAATCAGCTTATTATGAATCTTTACATGAATTACCATTAATTGCGAACACAATAACAAGAAAACGATTATATGAAATGAATCAAGTAATATCTGATACTGCTGAATACGGAAATTATTTATTTACACAATCAGCTATTCCATTACTTAAAAATTATATAAAACAATTGCATCCAAGCGATTTAGGTAAAAAAATATCTTATAAACAAATTAGTAATATTGATTTAGAACATATTAATCAAAAAATTTATCAACATCCTATTGAAATTATAGGTAGAAAATTACGTAGTTACATGAATGGTATGACTACTTATTCTATAAATAATAGTATTTAA